In Nicotiana tabacum cultivar K326 chromosome 10, ASM71507v2, whole genome shotgun sequence, the DNA window TGAACTTCCACCTTGTTGGTCGAGGTTCAATTCCCCACCTTGTAATCCCGTCCCCCATTTCCCCTTCCCCTCACCctataattaagaaaaaaagtTCCAACTATTTACTGTGATAATATTGGTGCCACATACTTGTGTGAAAATCTTGTCTCCCAAAGTCAAGCGTAACACATTGAAGTGGATTTCTTTATGTTCGAAAATAATCACAGCATAAACAGGTTCAAGTTGAACACATGCTGCAGATCAACTAGTAGACACTCTCACAAAGGCTCTTCCTAAACCATCTTTTGACAGCAACATGTTCAACCTAAGTTTTGTCGCACACTACTTACCTTGAGGGGGGCATATTAGCACACATGTTACTGGTTTGACCTTTTCCTTAGAAGTTTCTTAGGATTGTTTCTTTTATTGTTAGGTTGTTTAAGTTGTTCATTCATGGTTTAGCTTCTAATAAGACTCCTTTATTGAAGGAGCTAGTTTAGGAAGTTTGTTTGTTCTTCTTGTGTTCAAAAGTTGTCATCTGATCAATAAAGATCAATGAATTCATCCACCTTTATTTTGGCGTTCATAATTTGTAACCAATAACCGGTGAGCCTCACCGGGGCCTACAGGGGGTAAGCAAAGGTGCATGAACAAGTGTATATACCCTGACCTGATGTATCCCGCACGAACTGCAAAACCGTGCATATTTTTCTCCTGTCTAACCCATTCGTTCCCTTCAGAAATTATAAAGATGTCAAAATCCATATTTAATCCACTTTTAGTAGTGGGAGCCATCTGTTCTATTcaactccctccgtttcaatttagatgatgtagtttgacttggcacaaagtttaagaaagaaagaagattTTTGACATATGTGGTCCTAAAAGCTTAAGGAGCAAAAGCTTTGTGAGGCCATAACATTCATGTGACTATAAAAGCCtctcattaaggataaagtgGGTAAAacgaaaagtttaaagttaagtTGTTTACAAATATATAAATGTATCATTCTTTTTGGGACAGACTAATAAGGAAAGCatgtcatttaaattgaaacagagggagtagtaATTTGGTCAAGAATCAAGATATACCTTTTTAGTACTGACCTAAAATGTGAAATGGAGAAAAAGAACTTTAAAAAACCTATCATGATTAAACCAAAGAAATCTTCCTAAAGCAACATCATTTGTCAATAGAAAAGATTACTCATCTCTTCAAAGTTTATAACTACTCAAGCTTGCATTAGACACACTAGTGCTTAGAAAAGCGGCCGCTTACAGCGCGAAGCCGTATGAAGAAATAAAGTAGACGCTTCAGTCGTTCCAAGTGTAGCAGGTAAACAAAGTGCAAGCAGCGCGAAGCACAATCGAAGTGAGGAGAGTGTGCATTTTAGGGACAAAAATCAGTTTAATGGGTCGAATTTAAGGGAAAACAGAGAGGTCAATTTCTCTTTTACTGAAACAGACTAACATCTAGGTTTTTTCAGCCTCCGTCAAGCTTCTTCAAGGTataagttcttttcttcttctgcGATGTCTGAAGTGTGGGATATGCTACCCAATTTTCTTCTTTGATGCCTAGACCGTGGGGATATACTGCCCAAAACTTTTTCTTCTTTAGTTCTTCTGTGATGTCTGCACCAGGGGATATGCTGCCCAAAGGTACTTTAATTCAAATTGATAATCAGAAAAATTTGGGGTCCACGATTCAGAAAttacagaagaagaagaaccaaagaaaaaaaatggacATCATATCCCCATGGTTCAGACATCACGAAAGAAAAAGAAGGATAAGAAAAAAATTGGGCAGCATATCCCCACGCTTAAGATATCACAGAAGAAgactagaagaagaagaaagaaatcaAATCATACAATGGAAGAACCCTCAATAAGCTTGAAGAAGAAATGCAGAAGGGACTGAAAAAAACCTAGTTGTGAAGTCTGTTTAAGTAAAAGAACTAGACCCCTTTGTTGTTTGCCTTAAATTCAACCCATTAAGTTGATTTTTCCCCTAAAGCGCATGCTCCCCTCGCTTCTCGCTTCGACTGCACTTCTTGCTTTTGTTTACCTACTACGCTTCCAACAATTGAAGCGCCTGCCTGCTCGCTGAAGCAGTCACTTTTCGAAACACCGGTTTGATCATGCATTTTCTTGCCAGAGACGGTATGTCCAGGTTGGAcaatagcctatttggccaaccttctaaaatcagcttattttgaaaagtgttttGCAAAAaggtatttttcaaaaaagtacttttggtgagaagcagtttgtttttggctaatcaatttaaaaagtacttttgagcaacaattaatatttggtcaaacttttaaaaagtgcttctaaATGTATTTTCTAAAAAACACTTTTCAAAAAAGAGCTTTtgggagaagctacttttttttgcttctactcaaaaacactttttttccttctaaaagcttgaccaaacacctcaacttaaaaaagtacttttgacctTGGACAAGCTTGTCCAAATAGGCTACTAGTCGAAATGGCGAAAAGGGTCTTTTTTTTGGTTGCCAAAAATGCTTTTTTtagccaaaagtgcttttttcttTCAAAAGCTCGGAAAAAAAGCATTTTTGGctaaaaaaagcacttttggcacaaaaaaaaaacttggccaaacaagctataagttGGGCCTTACAGAAACTCTAGTTCAGAGAACTCCTAATTTGCCTTAAAAAGAAAATGTATTTAGTTTTAGGTGAAATGGATATGCATAGAGCTCTAGTTGATTAAATCATATATGATGCACGCATGTTACATGAAAAACAAACATTACGCCGTACAAACTCAGACTACCGACGTTTCCACTCAAAAACATAAACAGTAACTTACATAAACAAGTGCATATAAGAATGTTATGTGAAACCATAGACACAAAAACCAATGTGTATTTATTACGTGGTATCAGGTCAACTTCAAGCTTTATTGAGGTAGCAAAGCACATCCCATTGTTTACCTGCCAGTACTTTGAAACACATTTGTCAATACAACTGTTTTCACCCATGTTCAACTCCGAGTCCTTGTACCTGAAAAGCCATTTACAATGCAATGTCAGCCACGAAACCAAGTCCTGAGAAAGTAATGCACAAAACTCATATTAGGCCAGAAGGATAAAGAAGAATGAGTAGAGTAACATACTTGTTCTCCACGCATTTGTTGAAACATGTATGCGTAAGCCTGAATTATAGTTTTAAAATGAAAAGAGAGCAggtaagaaattaaagaagtagGTAGGATGAGAAATGCAACTAGAGTCCAGCAAGTTAAAACCAAAACTAGACAACAGCTAACTCTACCTTCATGCAGATTAACAAAAATAACTTCCAAACATCATATTAAGTGTTTTGTAGCATATCTTATACATTAGCATTTGTCGTGTTCCCACAGCACCTCTCGAGGGACTAGATCGGGGCATGTTTACACACTTAAAGAcctaaaataaacaaagaaaggtGTCCATTCCATGACAGTGCTTTCATATGAAGCAGTTTACAGAATTCGACATGGTGTAGAGGTCCTATGCTCGAATCTTACACCATCCTCGACAATATTTTGCGTATGAGTAAGGGTGCAcataaaacttaaaataaataagCAGGAGTGTCATCTCTCTAACTAGTTTAAGGTGGTTTACACAAATCACATCAGGTTTTCCTCTCCAATTTTATTTTGGACTTTTTGGTGTCAAAGGGACAACAGATACCACCAATCCCCGCTCACAACCCAAATGTTAATAGTGAAAAAATAGTATAACTAAGTATAGCATACAATCGTGCACCGATCATCTAGTTCATGTACATTACAAGTGTAAAACTTCAATTCATCAATACCACACATTGACTAAACTTTTCTATATGATCAAGTAAGTATCCGGGCCAGTTTGCACTATTTTGCCGGGTACCTACTGCCTCTCACTAGCACATGTACCGAGTAACTCTGCCTACTAAGATTTAAGCAAATGGCAAGAAATcacctagtttttttttttgcctcCTTGTACAATTTGCTAGTATCAGCAAAATTATGCAAATGGGTATACTTCAAAACATTCAAAAAAGCTAAGAGGTACATACTTGTTAAACATCTCCACTCTATACTCCATCTCTTTCTCTGCCATAGCAAATATCTGCTCTCacccaaaaattaaaagaacCCAAGATTTAATAGATCAGAAATAAACACCCTTCAAGGTGGATACAAAAATAGTAGTACAAAGTgaaaagaaggaaacaaaaaCCTGTTCTTTTTCCATGTCGGAAGGAGCAGCCATTAGAACTGAAAGAGTAAAGAAAGATTAGATACATgtaaaataaaaacacaaaataacaaaataacttTATAAGATATTTGCATACCCTTTGTTagtttaaagaaagaaaatcttGGAGTAAGCTGTTTACTGCGGAGGAAACGTAAAACCTATGAAGCAGAGACGAAAGAATGAGAGGCGCAAGGACAGACTGTGAGGGTTTTGAGGTGTAATAATGTTAATGTGATGCCGTTAACTTTTCTCCCAATACTACGAATGTTGCTATCTCGAGGAATCGACAAACCAGTCCCTTAAGTTTGGGATTAGATTTAAAGTAGTCCTTAAATATACTTATAAGCAGTTTTAGTCCGTTAAGTTTGATAAAATTGAGCACTTTTGATCTTcatcaaatatttaacaaacattGCCGGCTAGATTTAATAGGAACTAAGAAAAAAGGATTTAACTAAAATAACTAGGACAAATTGAAAAATAACAAACTGCACAAAACAATAGAATataccaaaaataataaaaattatacttCAAGAAACTGCACTAGACATgagaaatatatcaaaatagcaaaaaatagtaaaaattagACCTCCAATGTTTTCTTCTATGTTAAATCTTTTTTTACATCATTTTTGTTAAATATAATAGCCATAATTTGCTAAATATTTGAGCAAAACCAATTATGCTCACTTTTGGCAAACTTAAGAGACCAAAATTGCTCAGAGTATATTTAAGGAACTATGTTAAATCTACTCCTATACTTAATGGACCAATTTTgtcattttcttaaagtttttaGTCCCAAATGAATAATAACATCTAAAAGTCAAGttttttaatgtaaaattttaTTTGTATTGTTTTCTTAAAAAATGTaagatatttcaaaaataaaaattgatctGTGAATTAGATGTATTAACCCTATAGGTGTTAAATGGGCCGGGTCAGCTCGGTTTCGGACCGGTCCAGACCGGTTAAAATCGGAATCGGTCCGGACCGGTTAAAGGGGGCTGGGTTGGGCTGGGTTAGGGGGGACACGCGGGTTGCACCGTTTACATTTTAAATATCGGTTACCTGGACCGGTACAACCCGTTAGATGAACAGTGTCGTTAAACCAGTTAAACGACCCAGACCGGTTTATTGGTAAAAAAAAttgatgtttttttttaatttgggcCCAGAtctgaccgttggcaacggtccatTTCAGAAAATGGTCGTTGCCCAACGAGTGAATTGATCAAcaatttggctattttttttttggaatttaatttatcgtactatttattttttgaagtttgaacaattgaacttcaaaattgGAACAATTGACGTTTTTTCGTGGTAATATTGGAGTTGCGAAATCATCAAGTTCTCAATTTATTGCCTAATTCGGCgcactccctccaactctttctcttatttactattttatttgcatatttatctGTTTTGTTGCTAGTAGTTaaatttttacaatatgtttaGTGCTGCAAAAAGAGTTTGTAACAACAAGGTTACTAATcgggaaaattaaaaaaaagatagTGTACTTCAGCTTCAGCATCTGGTAGTAATTTAAATTCCTCTCCAAATATTCCTGAAACATTacctgataataatatagattatgaacaattgCAGGAAGATTTTGGTATAGAtgataatgaattagaaatggaagatgaaataccacTTACACCTAGTAGTATTGAAGCTGCTAGCAGGGGTGGTGGTCGTGGTGCTAGTAGTAGATCACATGTGGCCCCGATTAGTAATcgtagaaaaagaagtaaggtttgaattttttttaaggaaatagAAGGTACTTATAGAtttaaatgcaaactttgtaatgatacttttaaacatAAGATTGGGGGGCAATTAGAGGGGACTGGGACATTTAGTAGATATATGAGAATTGAGCATCCTATAGAATGGGGATCTGATGGAGATGATAATCAATCAACTCTAAACCCTACTACTGGTGGTCttgtgaaatatgataaaatgaaggatcgtgaggagttagcaaaaatgattgctttgggttgtctacctttttttttttttgtttcttcatcatatcttattatgtatatttaaaggatttacaatcctttatttaaaggaatccctagaagtacttgtagagctgatatctttagacttcatggacaatatcaaacatacatacgTTTTGTTTAGCTACattccttgtagagtttctctaacttctgatattggccatgttgttaatggaaatgattatttgacaactacatgtcattggatagatgatactacttgtatgcaaaaacgtattatcgcttttagatatgatgaagatcagagtcatactgctgcgtttataagtagtactatttgcgaagttgttgaattttataatctcaagcaaaaagtattatgtatgtcttttgataatgcttctaacaataatgccgcaatttcaatattaaaactgcATTTGAAACCACCTATTGatgaaatttttcatgttaggtgtgcatgtcatgtttataatttaattgttaaaagtggtcttgatttattttcaactgagattactcatgttagaagagtagttggtgttattcaaggaaataatagacaatctagaataaagaaatttaagaataagtgtgtCCAGTATAACCTTAAACCCAGATTCATACCAGAtgaaattgttactagatggaattatacatatatattttaaaaatattgctacaaatatagattcccAATAACTGAAGTTGCCAATGTGCATTTTACTAATCCAAACCATATGTTAACAACTACTACTTGGGAGGTCATTAATGgtgttgttaaatttttacataaattttatatagctgctgttgagttttctggagcatattaccctactgttactatggctttagtacatataactgaaatttcttttctactctttgaatttaagaagaaagaaaaatatagggatgttgttgaaaaaatgcaagcaaaattcaaaaaatatttctttccaattcctccgatttacttaattggtgttgttttaaattcttctattaaaatgtctgattgtcaccaattaatgaatgttttatatacttatatggagattggaccaactgaaaccccagatttatatacttgtatgaacaaactaaatgaatatttacaacaattatataattattatgcaaatgtaaTTGATGATGTTGCTCGTAGTGTAGGCAGTGTTAATCCCACTATGCACTGTACCACTTCTGCTACtgtggatgatgaagaaggccttgatagttttaatattttttctacattttctaacactTAAACaagtagcaggaacattgatgaacttcaattctacttgcagaagcaaaaagagccccgcacaaaaaaaaaattcaccgttgggatggtggcatgagaatggaaTCCAATTACTTATTCTTTTcgctatggctcgggacgtgctgaatgtgccaatttcGACTGTTGCATTagagagtgcatttagccaagcaagacaacaacttggagacacccgtcactcattgggaagcaatgctttggaagttttagtatgtttcagagattggattagatcagaacgaagaaatcaaggacATGAAGATGGTGATAGCCCAGAAGACGAgaaacttggagatatattaacacatggtaacctatccgaatttaacactccagaagaaggtcactcagttcatattgattatgaagaacttactaaggcaatgcaaaacctttgaatttactcttttttggttaatttatttgttgttaaatgtaaaactttcaatttgtcagtttgaattttgaaataaatgtagcacttgcaatttataagtgcaattttttctcatcttccttgtattctttatattaatacttacaatagttatacaaaatacaaaaaataaaataaaaaaatacactaAAACCGGCCTGGCCCCCTCAACCCGTAACCCTTATGGTTCAATTTTTACCTGGATGAACTCAAACCCGTTAAACCCGGTAAGTCCCAACCCGTAATCGGCCTGGACCATAACCCGTACGAGTCCAAAAAATCCCAACCCAGCCCAGCCCGGCCCACCCGTTTAACACCCTTAATTAACCCCCATCATCTTTTTAGGACAGAAGAAGTATCTCGTTTTTACTAAATTTTCATTGAAGTTTACACTGTTTCATAATTTATACTTTATACGGTTTAAGTTTTGAGCATGTCTCCAAATAGAATTGGACAATGAAGCACAATATTATCCAGCTTCGCCGAGCTTCTCCAaattcaaaagtacttttttttcaaaaaaaaaaaaaatttaagttgaagtgtttggccaagtttttagaagaaaaaagagTGTTTTTGAGCAGAAAcggaagcagttttggagaagcagaaaaaagtagattctttccaaaaatacttttttaaaaagCACCTTTGAGAAAATACACTTACAAGCagttttaaaaagtttgaccaaacactaattgctgctcagaagtgtttttcaaattaattagccaaacacaaactgattctctccaaaagtacttttgagaaaataacacttctcaaaataagcagcTATATCTACTTGTGAGCACATGCTGAAAATGTAcattcagaaagaaagaaaaaaaaggacaaTAATTACACAAACTCTTTAAACTAACCAATTAACGTCTGGACATAGATTTGGTTGAAGcttggaaaaaaaattaaagttgtgttAAAAAATTCAAAGTTGAATTTGTGTTTGGAT includes these proteins:
- the LOC107818568 gene encoding mitochondrial import inner membrane translocase subunit TIM10-like, which codes for MAAPSDMEKEQIFAMAEKEMEYRVEMFNKLTHTCFNKCVENKYKDSELNMGENSCIDKCVSKYWQVTNLVGQLLGNTRPM